AGGCGTTCTTTGGTTCAGGAGCAGCTACGGCTGCCGGTGCTCCGGTGACGTCCGGCAGCCGCGGCTAAGTCGAAGCGCGCGCGGAGTTGCGGCGCAGGACGTCTGCGCGACGCTCCGGACGAAAAAAGCGCGATGTAGCTTTGGAAAAGATTTGGTGTCCATGGACGGTGGCTCAAGGCAAATAAGGAGAAAGCAAACGACAGTGTTAACCCGGCTCCGATCAGGAGGCCGTGGTGGTAAGTCGTGCGTCGCGTGCGCGAACGTCTGCTGCTTGAGTTGCCATAATCATGAACCAAGAGTGCCCGATATGATCGCTCCTGCCAAGAGTGCATTCGCGCGAAAATCAGGATCTGTTCAAATCCCGCGGCGCACTCCTCACCAACTGATCGAGCACCGCCGCGATCTTCGGGTTACGCGCCTCGCCGCGCCGGCTAATCGCATAGATGCTCCGGTAGGTGGATGGCGTCAGCGGCTTGACGGTCAGGCTTTCGCCAAAATCTCGAAGCGCCAGCCCGGGCATCACCGAAATCGAACATCCGGCTTCGACAAGCGCGAACACGACTTCGAAACTGTCGCTGAAACCATTGATAGCGGGCTCGAAACCGATGTCGAGGCAGGCCTGGCGGATGGCCCTGCAATAGGCGCTGGAGGCGACGTCGAGCGCCCAATGTTCATCCCTCAGCTGTGCGAGTTCGATGACGGGCTCGCTCTCCAGGCTGTGGCCAGCGGGCAGAAGCACGAAGAGCTGGTCGCGGCAGAGGAACAGCGTGTCGGCCGTGCCCTCCAGCGTATGCGGATCGAACGATATGTCGTCGGCAATGACGATATCGGCCTGCCAGGCCCGGAGTGCCGCCACGCCTTCGGCAGGCCCCATCGTCGTCATGACGATGTCGAGATGCGGATGGTCGGTGGCGAGTTGGCGCATTGCGGCAGGAATGAAGGAGGAAGCTGCGGAGGGTTGGGCGGCGATCCTGAGGTCGCCCGCGACGATATTCTGCAGCTCGGCAATATCGGTCTTGGCTTCCTCGACGACGGCGAATATCCGATCGGCATGCACGACGAGCCGCCGGCCGGCCAATGTCAGCGTCACCCCTCGCCCGCGCCGCTCGACGAGTGCGATTCCAACTTCGTCCTCCAGTTGGGCGATCTGCTGGGAAACGGCCGATGAGGAAATGCCGAGCGCGTCGGCCACCGCCGCCATCGTCTCGCGGCGCGAGAGCTCGCGAAGCGTGCGCAATCGGAAGAAATCCAAGCCTGTTTTTCCAGTTGATCAATCGGCCATAATTTCTAACCTATATACTTATTTTAATTAAGTGGACCTGAAGAAAACTGCACCTTAGCCTTGGATTCGCAAGCGGGGCATCGGTTCGAAAAAAGCCAAGATTGCCGGCCATCTGATAAGATGAACCAAGGGGGATATCGACTGGATGCAGCAGAGCGGCGTGCCTTATTTCAGCCAATGGGAAACACCCGGCATGACACTGCCGGTGCTTGCCGAGGGATCGCAGGCTCTGCTCAGCGATCCGCTCTGGCGCCATTCTGGGGCCGCGACGATCGAGGAATATGCGCGCTGGGCGTTGAATGTCTGCGGCATGGCCTGCCTGAAGATGATCCTTGCTGCCCGCGGCGAGATCCATCCGACTCTCGAGCTTGCCCGCGCCTGCACCGCCTATGGCGGTTATGTCGTCAACGAGATCGATGCCTCGATCAAAGGGCTGGTCTACGCGCCCTTCGTCCGCTTCGCCGCCGACCGTTTCGGGCTTAACGCGGAGACGATGACCGGCGTCGAGACTTCGGCCATTCCCGAGCTTCTGTCGCAGCGCCGGTTTTTCATCGCCTCGGTGAACTCGGGCATCCGCTGGCCAGAGCGCGAGCCGCCGTCGAAGGGCGGACACCTGGTGCTGGTGACGGCAGCCTCGCAGGAGACGATCCGTTTTCACAACCCGTCCGGCCACGACGAAGCGAGCCAGGCCGATGTGACGCTGCCGCTTGCCGTCTTCGACCGCTTCTTCGCCAATCGCGGCATATCGGTCGACGCCTGACCTTTTCAACACCAGATCGCTTCGGAGGCTTTCATGACCCCTTCCCCACACAGGCTGCGCATTGCCGTGCTCTTCGGCGGACGCTCGGCCGAGCATGAGGTTTCCGTGCTCTCGGCAACCAATGTCATGGGCGCGCTCAAGCCCGAAAAATACGATGCCGTCCCCATCTTCATCACCCGCGCAGGACAATGGCTGCTAAGCAGTTTCGAAGACGGCATATTGGCGACGCCATCATCAGGCACGGAAATCTGCCTCGTGCCGGGCGGACGGGGCCGGATGCTGGCGATCCCGGCCCATGGCGCGCTGCATGAGTTGGCAAGGATCGACATCCTGTTTCCCGTGCTGCACGGCCCCCATGGCGAAGACGGCTCAGTGCAAGGCGTGGCGGAGGTGGCTCGCGTGCCGCTTGCCGGCTGTGGCATCCTCGGCTCCGCCGCAGCGCTCGACAAGGACATCGCCAAGCGCCTGCTGAGGGCGGCGGGCCTGCCGGTAGCGCGTGCGGTGACGATCCATCAGGGTGCGGCCCCTTCGTTGGCAGCCCTCGAAGGTGAACTCGGCCTGCCGCTCTTCATCAAGCCGGCGCGGCAGGGATCGTCGGTCGGCGTCGCCAAGGTCCATGCCAGCCAGGAATTCGCGCCCGCCCTTACTGAGGCCTTCCGCCACGATCGCACGCTGCTCGCCGAAGAATTCGTGCGTGGCCGCGAGATCGAATTCAGTGTGCTGGAAGATGCGGCAGGCGAACTCTTCGTCTCCCGGCCGGGCGAGATCGTGCCGGCGGAAAGCCACGGCTTCTATAGCTACGATGCCAAATATATCGACGAGAAAGGTGCCGCGTTGAAAGTGCCGGCAGAACTGCCGCAGGAGGTCGAGGCTGCCATGCGCGACGTGGCCGCAAGAGCCTTCCGGGCCGTCGGTTGCGACGGCATGGCCCGCATCGACTTCTTCCTGACGGAGGACATGCAGTTCCTCGTCAATGAAATCAACACCATCCCCGGCTTCACCGATATCAGCATGTATTCCAAGGCCATGGCGGCAAGCGGCGTCACCTACGCCGAAATCATCGACCGCCTGGTGGACCACGGCCTGGCGCGCGCCCGACGAGCCACCTGAGACGGGAGCTTGATCATGAACAGGCTGGTCCTGATTTCGGGATGTTCCGGCGGCGGAAAATCGACACTGCTTGCGGAACTCGCCGCCCGCGGTCATGCCGTCGTCGAAGAGCCCGGCCGACGGATCGTCAAACAGGAACTCGAAGGCAACGGCGCAGCCCTGCCCTGGGTCGACATGGCGGCCTTTGCCCGCCGCGCAATCGAGATGGCGATCGCCGATCACGCGGCGGCGCGTGAGCAGGCGGGCTGGACGTTTTTCGATCGCGGGCTGATCGATGCGGCGGCAGCGCTGCAGCACCTGACTGGAGAACCGGTCCTGGAAAAATTGAGCGTCGCCCACCGCTATCACCAGAGGGTTTTTCTGACCCCGCCATGGCCCGAAATCTACACGACCGACCCCGAGCGGCGCCATGGCTTCGACGAGGCGGTCGCAGAATATGACCGGTTGGCCGCCATCTATCCGATGCTCGGCTACGACATCGTCATGCTGCCGAAAATCGCGATCGCCGACCGGGCCGATTTCATCCTCGACTGCCTCTCTCGCGAAACGAGGCAGCCGTAGACGAGATCATCAGGGTCATGCCTCTCGGCCGCCGTCTCCAAGGGCTCAGCGCCTGCGAAAGACGCACCACTGGAACGACTGCCGGCCACCAGCGGGTGTTGCGTGCTCCTCGCGCCAGTCGCGCTGAAGCGCGAAGGTGGACGAAAATTCGGTCGCAAGCGCCACCGCGTCGTAACGCTGGACCGGCAGGCCGCTGCACCGTTCCGGCCCGTCGGGCGCAAAGGTCGCGATGATCAAGACGCTACCCGGCGCCGTGCCGGTTTCGAGTGCTCGACGATAGGCCAGCCGCTGCTCTGGTTCGGTGAGGAAGTGAAAGACGGCGCGGTCGTGCCACACATCGTAATGGCGTTCGGGTTGCCATGCCATGACGTCGGCAACCATCCAGGCGATCCGGCCGGCTTCATCCCGCAGCCGCGCCTTGGCGACCTCAAGCGCCGGCGCGGCGATGTCGAGGACGGTGAGGTCGGACCACCCGCGCTCAATAAGACGGTCGACAAGGTTTGATGCGCCGCCGCCCACATCGATCAGCGAGGCCGTGACCGGCAGTTGCAGCTCGTCAAGCGCCCGCAAGGAAGGCCCGGGCGCCGGCTGATACCAGCTGACGCTGTCGGCAGATTTCGTGCGGTAGACCTCGTCCCAGTGTTCCCGTTTCCCGCTTGTCATCCGATATTCCCATCTCTTGCGAAGCCCGACATCCTAACTGATCGACATGTAGGGACTGAGGCGTCTGCAACCAGTCGCAGTGCGCCTCAATGTTCTCCGTTCAGCAAGCGAAGTGACGGTAGACCAGATCCTTAGGATCACTTCGGGGTGCTGCGGGATCGAGGCGCGCGCCCAGCCGTTCCGCAACGGCAACGGAAGCAGCATTGCCAGGAGCGATATAGCTGACAAGCGATGGCAGCTTGACCGTCGCAAAAGCCCAGTCGCGCAGCGCCAGGGCCGCTTCGGTCGCATAGCCTCTGCCCTCGTATTCCTCGTAGACGAACCAGCCCAATTCCTTTTCGGGAAAGAGCGGTCCGTGATTGATCCCCACCTGACCGACGCATTCGCCGGTTTCGCCAAGCTCGACCGTCAGCGCTCCGTGCCCGAAAAGCTGCCACAGAGCGACGTCGTGACAGAACATCCCCCACGCCGCGCGCAGATCGAACGGGCCGCCCATTCCGACCGATCTCGGCGACGCCATCAGCTGCGCATAGGCGGCGAAATCGTCGATATCTGGCATGCGGAGCCTGAGACGCTCGGTTCGAATGGTCATCGCGCCCGTTTCGGACATGCCGTCGCCTTCTCTGTCAGCTTGGGTTTGGAGTTTCGGCCGTTGAAGGGAATATCCTAGCTTTCAAATGCCTGGGCGAATTGCAACGTCCCGCTTGGCGGG
This Rhizobium brockwellii DNA region includes the following protein-coding sequences:
- a CDS encoding GNAT family N-acetyltransferase, producing the protein MSETGAMTIRTERLRLRMPDIDDFAAYAQLMASPRSVGMGGPFDLRAAWGMFCHDVALWQLFGHGALTVELGETGECVGQVGINHGPLFPEKELGWFVYEEYEGRGYATEAALALRDWAFATVKLPSLVSYIAPGNAASVAVAERLGARLDPAAPRSDPKDLVYRHFAC
- a CDS encoding class I SAM-dependent methyltransferase: MTSGKREHWDEVYRTKSADSVSWYQPAPGPSLRALDELQLPVTASLIDVGGGASNLVDRLIERGWSDLTVLDIAAPALEVAKARLRDEAGRIAWMVADVMAWQPERHYDVWHDRAVFHFLTEPEQRLAYRRALETGTAPGSVLIIATFAPDGPERCSGLPVQRYDAVALATEFSSTFALQRDWREEHATPAGGRQSFQWCVFRRR
- a CDS encoding C39 family peptidase, translating into MQQSGVPYFSQWETPGMTLPVLAEGSQALLSDPLWRHSGAATIEEYARWALNVCGMACLKMILAARGEIHPTLELARACTAYGGYVVNEIDASIKGLVYAPFVRFAADRFGLNAETMTGVETSAIPELLSQRRFFIASVNSGIRWPEREPPSKGGHLVLVTAASQETIRFHNPSGHDEASQADVTLPLAVFDRFFANRGISVDA
- a CDS encoding AAA family ATPase, producing MNRLVLISGCSGGGKSTLLAELAARGHAVVEEPGRRIVKQELEGNGAALPWVDMAAFARRAIEMAIADHAAAREQAGWTFFDRGLIDAAAALQHLTGEPVLEKLSVAHRYHQRVFLTPPWPEIYTTDPERRHGFDEAVAEYDRLAAIYPMLGYDIVMLPKIAIADRADFILDCLSRETRQP
- a CDS encoding LysR family transcriptional regulator, translating into MDFFRLRTLRELSRRETMAAVADALGISSSAVSQQIAQLEDEVGIALVERRGRGVTLTLAGRRLVVHADRIFAVVEEAKTDIAELQNIVAGDLRIAAQPSAASSFIPAAMRQLATDHPHLDIVMTTMGPAEGVAALRAWQADIVIADDISFDPHTLEGTADTLFLCRDQLFVLLPAGHSLESEPVIELAQLRDEHWALDVASSAYCRAIRQACLDIGFEPAINGFSDSFEVVFALVEAGCSISVMPGLALRDFGESLTVKPLTPSTYRSIYAISRRGEARNPKIAAVLDQLVRSAPRDLNRS
- a CDS encoding D-alanine--D-alanine ligase family protein, whose protein sequence is MTPSPHRLRIAVLFGGRSAEHEVSVLSATNVMGALKPEKYDAVPIFITRAGQWLLSSFEDGILATPSSGTEICLVPGGRGRMLAIPAHGALHELARIDILFPVLHGPHGEDGSVQGVAEVARVPLAGCGILGSAAALDKDIAKRLLRAAGLPVARAVTIHQGAAPSLAALEGELGLPLFIKPARQGSSVGVAKVHASQEFAPALTEAFRHDRTLLAEEFVRGREIEFSVLEDAAGELFVSRPGEIVPAESHGFYSYDAKYIDEKGAALKVPAELPQEVEAAMRDVAARAFRAVGCDGMARIDFFLTEDMQFLVNEINTIPGFTDISMYSKAMAASGVTYAEIIDRLVDHGLARARRAT